Part of the Desulfurobacteriaceae bacterium genome is shown below.
CATCGTTTCTGGCGAGTGACCCCACGGAGACATGAAGAATTGTAAAGTCTTATCTCCCAAAGAGATTGTGCCTCTATCTTCGATGACTTCAAAAACTTCTTCTTTAAGATCTAAAAGATCTATAAGCATAGCTTTACATTTTTTGTTAGTAACGACTTTAGCCTCAGGAAAGCGCTTTAAAACTTCAGGAATCATTCCTGAATGGTCTTGTTCTGCATGGTTTGAGATTATGTAGTCAATCCTTTCAACGTTTAATTCTTCCAAGTTTCTAAGAAGCTCTTCACCCTTATGAGGTTCAACGGTATCTATTAAAGCGGTTTTCTCACTTCCAAAAATAATGTATGAGTTATAACTCGTTCCANNNNNNNNNNGAAACAAGCTCATCAAAGAGAACTCTGTCCCAATCTATTGCTCCTACCCAAAAGACGGTTTCCTTTATCTTTTTTACAGCCATTACTCCTCCACAGGTTCAAAATCTTCCTTTCCTACTCCACACCAAGGGCAAGTCCAATCGTCTGGAAGTTCACTAAAAGGAGTTCCTGGAGGTATTCCGTTGTCAGGATCTCCAACTTCTGGGTCATAAACGTAACCACAAGGAACACATCTATACTTTTTCATAGTTTCCTCCCTGGGGATAAAAGTTAAAGAAACAGAATTCACACAGTATCTAACGTTCTTTTTGGTTAACCCTTC
Proteins encoded:
- a CDS encoding MBL fold metallo-hydrolase is translated as GTSYNSYIIFGSEKTALIDTVEPHKGEELLRNLEELNVERIDYIISNHAEQDHSGMIPEVLKRFPEAKVVTNKKCKAMLIDLLDLKEEVFEVIEDRGTISLGDKTLQFFMSPWGHSPETM